The Xyrauchen texanus isolate HMW12.3.18 chromosome 25, RBS_HiC_50CHRs, whole genome shotgun sequence genome includes the window GCTTATTGTTATTTCGTGACCACTAATGTGTTAAAGCTtgataaataatatgttttatacaCAACAAGTGATACATGTGAACTTCAGTTAAAGTCACTGAAATGTCCTTTTGTTGTTGTGGAGGAGAAAATGCATTGAGGTTTTTGTAAGTCAGATGTTTCATTTGTGGTTTTAAGATGCAGGGTGTGTTTTGTGGACAGACAACCCCATGTCTTGATGTTTGAACATGTTTACTTAATTTACAACTATGACACCCATACagttatgggtgaactatcccttcaacagAATGGTGGTATACAACAATTAGCCAGGAGAGGCTGTAGGTTACTTAGATTTTACCACATGGAAGGGGTGTTCTTAAGACAAAGAGTGGAGTACCTAAAACCcccttaaccatggtaaaatcactgtaatgcacggtctgtcatggcttattgcttttttAAATCAGTGGCAACATCAACATAACACAAGACACTGATTATTAAGTTACATTTTATACTGATAATTatcagaataaaaatgttttctgccCAGTTAAAAGGGTCATTCAGACCTAACGCATTCTTGCCTTAATAAAACTAGGAGCAGCACAACGCGTAGAACTGCTGGCATCTTGAGACGTGGTTTTAACAGTTGTCGTGTAACTTGACACAATATCTAAACAACCTGACTCTCTTGCTCGAGACATTGTAAAAACAGAGATGCAATGCAGTGTTCAAAGATGTCCATATtgtgcatttttacatagaaaaacaatgcaaaaacttGTTCGGGGTGAACCGCCTCCAGGATAGTCTATTATCCAAACTGTTTACAGGTGCAAGCAGGTGTGTTAATGTCAAGTCGGGATTACCGTAATTACGACATTGGTTTTAATTAGCTCTATTCACGTCTTCGTCAAccttgtaattacaagttgtaaTCTAGGAATTCTATGAAAGCTCTGGCATGACAGCTGGGAAgtcatgtaaaaagaaccaatatggcagTGGCCTTAATAGTTAAAGGTTATAGATTATAGATAACACATTTCTGTCGTATATATCATTGTACCCTGAATTGcattcttatatattttttatataaaaaatttagcTAGAACATATAGAAGTGAATTAATGTAGCGATAGGCTAAATGTTTCGCTGTTGTCAACAACACAGCTGTTTTCGCATAATGAATGTTGCCATCTCGTAATTACTGTACAATAATCCGACATGTGAATACAGCATTACTTTAGTGATTAAATAGTTGCTTTTATCAACAGCAAACCCACACAAGGATCCGTTTTGTCATTATGAGCAATgccataaaaacaaatgttttctcAGTCTGATGTAGAATCTCTGAAGTATCGTCTTGTAATTACAATAATTCTTACAGGATGTGAACGCAGCAAAACATAGAATGTAAAAAATGCCATAGGCCTATATGAAATGCatcttaaatgtataaaaatcagATGTTATAACCATGTTTTGATTCACGTTTTCTCTTCTGTCTTTTAGTCCAATTCCTGGCTTTTTTCGGAATTGCCAGGCATGCGGATCCGGCTGCAGGGCTCTGGCCATGCGGCCTATCTCCTTTCTGAGCTCAACCGCTGCCGCCTGTCTCGCCTCCTGTGCGACGTTGTCCTTCAGGTTGGTGGGCGATCCTTCCCCGCTCATCGTGCAGTGCTGGTGTGCGCTTGCACTCACTTTAAGAGCCTCTTCTCCAGAGGTCcccacatccaggatggcattcCCACCACCTTCTCTTTGGACTTTGTCTCTTCCACCAATTTTGAGAAGGTTTTGACGTTCATCTACACTGGTGAAATTTTTACAGACTTGATAGATGTGGGTGTACTGTATGAGCTGGCAGAAAGGCTCGGAGTAAGGGAGCTGGTAAGTGCTTGCCATTCCACCTTCCCTGACCTCCAGAGCTCGAGCTCAAGCTCTGGAGACCCGGTGGCCAATGGCGACATGGAGAGTGAAATGGTGTCCACCAATGCTGTGGCTACATCTGTTTGCTCGTCCTCGGTGGCATCTTGCTCCACACTGTCTTCTTTGGCCACTCCCACACCCGTCACAACTTCTCTTGTTTCTCTAGGCCATAATGGCAGGTTGAATTGGGCCCACTTGGCCACACTTTCCCTCTCCCAGTCCCCTAAAAATGAGGACTTGCAAGTACATTTGGGGTACAGCCAGGCGGTGACCAACAAGCCAAGCCCCTCGGACAGTAACCGTTCCACTGAGGTCCTTCCTGGTCTCGCTTTGCAGCTCAAGATCGAGCAGGAAGACGATGGAGGAAACAGCTCAGTGGATCAGGCTGCTGTTAATGGTTGCAAGTCAACGTTAGGACTTCAGTGTAGTCAGGATGCGGGTTCCGTTCCAGACTCTTCAGCCCAGCTTGGAGGGGAAACATGTGATCCTTCGTCATCCTCCAGTGACCCCTTGGACAATTTGCAACTAAGGGCCATTTCAGGAGCTGTTGAAGCAGTCAAAGATTCAGATTGTTTTGAGGACGAAGTTGCTAACAAGAGGCACCACCTACAGGAAGAACATCCAGAAGCTGGCGATGAGTGGAGAGCACTTTCAGACGACATCATTGAGCTGAGCGATGAGGAGGAGCACCTCATTGTGGAAGAAGAGGATGATGAAGACTTGATGTGTATTGAGAATGGTGAAAATGGAGTATCTCTTGGCCAGCCGTGCAAAGCTTGTGGAATGCTGCTTCCCGCTGAAAACAGCATCATCCGGATTCATGCGGAAACGCATCTCTCGGAAAAGGGTTCCTGTCAGGTGTGTGGCACTTCCTTTTCTGACCACGCTGCTGGTGTCACGCATGCCCTCACACATGTGGGAATCTTGCTCTTCTCCTGTGATGTTTGTGAGCAGCAGTTTCGGAGCGAGTCTGCACTGATTCACCATCGACGTCAATCAGTAGCAAAATGCATCCCTCAAAATCCTGAACAAATCAATGGTGCCACCCAACAACAAGGAGGGGAACTGCAGTGTACTGTTTGTGAGAAATCTATGGCAAATGATTTCAAGGTTTGTGAGTAAATGTTTGGttatttgttttcagtttttagcCTTAAATGGTGTCCTAACCATGTGTGATACTACAATGCTCAAGTGTTGTGaagtttgtctgtttttttaCTAGGGTTGTCATGAAACCAACATTTCAGCAGATGGTACTAAAACCTGTAAACATTCAGAAATTGAAAATTAATACATCCATCTTCTATAACCGCTTGTCCTATGTTGGGTTGTGGGTAGTGCTGATGCCTATCCCATCTGTCCAGGGAAAacccctggacaggtggccagtgcatcacagggctaacacacaCAGGCAGTTTACAGTCTCCAATTCACCTGCATGAAACTGTGGGAGAAACCagagcacctggaggaaacccacataaacatacaaactccacacagaaatgcCCTGGTTGAGCCGGTACTCGAACCTGctaccttcttgctgtgaggccaTAATGCTACACACTGAGCCACCGTGCTCCCTCGAAAATCAATACAAagtaatcaaatgtaaaataaatgtacaaatattgtattatataataaaaaatatattggttACATGCTGCAAAGAAACATACTAAACTTACAGATTATATACTAGCCTACAAGAATCATTAGCCATCAAATATTTGGGTGGGAATTCCTAGCATGTCACAACATAAATAGGAATCAAGTGACATTTACCATTGGTTTTACTACaggaaccatattttaaccatgatattcatggtacaaccatagtaataatacaggaaaaccaatATAAATTTCAAAATTAGTTTATACtctagtaacaccatggttaatttttgatACAtgtagcatgttttttttttttaaataatttttattaactaTAGTTAATGCAAAACTCTTCTGACGAAACACAAAACCTTATgcaagagaacgcaaaactatttcagaaaataaattccctttcTTTACTCAAGTCTTAGGGCAAAAAAAACTTAATAAActtataaacaaatacatttgggagacaaatgtgcttaattgtcaaaaAAAAGAAATCGTAATGGTCCaaactattttcattttcattatggaAAACCTCATTTATGTAGAATAAATTCTTTTGATTTAGGAATGAAATGTGACCAAGACATATTTTTGTGAGCTTCACCCattttattgttttgattttattaatAACTGATTTTTATTTGTTCTTCACCCAGGCTGTCAGGGACCACATTCTGAGCCACGCATGCTTGAGGACATTACGCTGTGGAGTATGCCAGCTGTTCCAGCCCTCTCGATGTGCCCTCCTGTGGCACACTCTGACACACCTCTTTCCTATTTACACATGTCCAAAATGTGCCAGCCCCTTCCTGGAAAGTGTGCTGCTAGAAAGACACCTGGCTCTTCATGTAGAGGAAGAAGGGCTGTCAAAACAGGACCAGGGCAGTCCAGAGACAAGCGGCGAAGCACAGGGCGAACTGCGCTGCTTCCTGTGTCCACAGACCTTCCGCTCTGAAGCTGATTTTCATAACCATCTCAGCGTGCACTCTAATGAGGTACAGGGCAACCAGTTATGGCCAGCCAAGCGCAAGGCAGACCAGCTCCTCGAGTATTCCTCATCTTCTTCCTTCCCGCTGGATGCTCATGGCTCGTGTAAAGCAGGAAACGCAGGTTTCAACTTGAGCCTGGGTTTAAGACTCCAGGACAAAATGGTTCATGGTGGGCTTTCATTTCCTGCTGGACTCATAATGAATGGTAGCTCTTCTGGAGCCACTTCCACCGGTGCAAGCCTCAAGCAAAAATGGTATCGCTGCCGGTACTGTGGCAAGCACTTTGCACATTCGGGCGAGTTCACCTACCACCTCCGCATCCACACTGGTGAGAAGCCCTACCAGTGCAAAATATGTTTGCGCTTTTTCCGTGGCCGTTCCACTATGATCTGCCACTTGAAGACGCACTCGGGTGCCCTCATGTACCGGTGTTCTGTCTGTGGACTGTTCTTCTCCACACTCAAGATGGTCTCCTCACACATGGAGCTCCATAAAGACCAGCTGCCACCTAATTTTAACAT containing:
- the LOC127618863 gene encoding zinc finger and BTB domain-containing protein 39-like, producing MRIRLQGSGHAAYLLSELNRCRLSRLLCDVVLQVGGRSFPAHRAVLVCACTHFKSLFSRGPHIQDGIPTTFSLDFVSSTNFEKVLTFIYTGEIFTDLIDVGVLYELAERLGVRELVSACHSTFPDLQSSSSSSGDPVANGDMESEMVSTNAVATSVCSSSVASCSTLSSLATPTPVTTSLVSLGHNGRLNWAHLATLSLSQSPKNEDLQVHLGYSQAVTNKPSPSDSNRSTEVLPGLALQLKIEQEDDGGNSSVDQAAVNGCKSTLGLQCSQDAGSVPDSSAQLGGETCDPSSSSSDPLDNLQLRAISGAVEAVKDSDCFEDEVANKRHHLQEEHPEAGDEWRALSDDIIELSDEEEHLIVEEEDDEDLMCIENGENGVSLGQPCKACGMLLPAENSIIRIHAETHLSEKGSCQVCGTSFSDHAAGVTHALTHVGILLFSCDVCEQQFRSESALIHHRRQSVAKCIPQNPEQINGATQQQGGELQCTVCEKSMANDFKAVRDHILSHACLRTLRCGVCQLFQPSRCALLWHTLTHLFPIYTCPKCASPFLESVLLERHLALHVEEEGLSKQDQGSPETSGEAQGELRCFLCPQTFRSEADFHNHLSVHSNEVQGNQLWPAKRKADQLLEYSSSSSFPLDAHGSCKAGNAGFNLSLGLRLQDKMVHGGLSFPAGLIMNGSSSGATSTGASLKQKWYRCRYCGKHFAHSGEFTYHLRIHTGEKPYQCKICLRFFRGRSTMICHLKTHSGALMYRCSVCGLFFSTLKMVSSHMELHKDQLPPNFNIEETFMYNDHSKEPIPNLET